A single window of Coffea eugenioides isolate CCC68of chromosome 7, Ceug_1.0, whole genome shotgun sequence DNA harbors:
- the LOC113777745 gene encoding uncharacterized protein LOC113777745, with the protein MISSHSFSTLNVCGHNSITRYFHIPKSSSSSYFFSLRKHSFEQTKLKFCNLSAKYGVKRVMCSSSTDHQEPKAPTPQKSDMPDWKKWTVGIVFSIILPAVGHKMGPLMLLKSKVDMVIEKVDEVTEVVEDIAEAAVDVVETVEEKLPEDSKLRDEVHMIKDLAEKAVDKAKQADELLDQIKDVEDKFMESLNGPERNEAEKEPSNKDVDRSVKA; encoded by the exons ATGATATCTTCTCACTCATTTTCCACCTTAAATGTTTGTGGTCACAATTCTATAACTCGTTATTTCCATATCCCAAAGTCTAGTAGTAGTTCATACTTTTTCAGCCTAAGAAAGCATTCATTTGAGCAAACAAAGCtcaaattctgcaatttgagcGCTAAATATGGAGTCAAAAG GGTTATGTGCTCATCTAGCACTGATCATCAAGAACCCAAAGCTCCAACTCCTCAAAAATCTGATATGCCCGATTG GAAAAAATGGACTGTTGGGATTGTGTTTTCCATAATTCTACCTGCAGTTGGACACAAAATGGGACCTTTAATGCTTCTCAAAA GCAAGGTGGATATGGTCATAGAAAAAGTGGACGAAGTGACAGAGGTGGTGGAAGACATAGCTGAAGCAGCAGTAGATGTTGTAGAAACAGTAGAGGAGAAGCTTCCTGAAGATTCAAAGCTCAGGGATGAGGTTCATATGATCAAGGATCTAGCTGAAAAAGCCGTTGATAAAGCAAAACAAGCTGATGAGCTTCTTGACCAG ATAAAGGATGTTGAGGATAAATTTATGGAATCGCTTAATGGACCTGAACGCAATGAAGCAGAAAAAGAACCAAGCAACAAAGACGTGGATCGGTCCGTCAAGGCATAA